From the Rhodothalassiaceae bacterium genome, one window contains:
- the tatA gene encoding Sec-independent protein translocase protein TatA produces MSVGIWQILIIAVVVVLLFGRGKISELMGDVAKGITSFKKGLREVEEEPVEVERPAGELPKTASPASATANVSEQAAEKDKATTTSA; encoded by the coding sequence ATGAGCGTGGGCATCTGGCAGATTCTGATCATCGCGGTGGTGGTGGTGCTGCTCTTCGGGCGCGGCAAGATCTCGGAGCTGATGGGCGATGTCGCGAAGGGCATCACCAGCTTCAAGAAGGGGCTGCGCGAGGTTGAGGAGGAGCCCGTCGAGGTCGAGCGGCCGGCCGGCGAGCTGCCGAAGACGGCAAGCCCGGCCTCCGCCACGGCCAATGTGAGCGAGCAGGCGGCCGAGAAGGACAAGGCGACCACGACCTCGGCCTGA